ATACCACCGCCCGAATATGCGGTTAAATGGCTGTGTTCTTGGCTGTCTTTGATGATCTTATCGATGAATTCTGGCTGTCCCATCGCGCTTATATTGGTGATTCTTGCGTTATGAGTGAGCTCGGACAAAGGGTGAAGGCTCATGTTTTTATGGTTACCTAGTTCGTTGGCGATGTGATCGCTTAGGTGACCTTGTAGTGGCGAATGGTAGACTCGATGTGATCCATCCTCTTCTAAGCAAAAAATGAATGGCGTGATGTCATTTTCTTCAAACGAAGAGAGCAAGTCAAAAATGTGGCTCTGAGACAGTAGGTTTCTATGACGGTACTGATTTTGTTGAGGATCCCACCATTCGACGCCATTTTTGAAAATTTGCCAATTTGGAAATTGATGCTCTTTAATACAAGCCATCGCGGCAAAATGAGTGCGGCCTGTGGCGACAGTATAGAAAACCCCTGCAGATTTTAAGCGATCAAGGGTTTCTAGAGTGTAATCGGAAAGCCGTTGATGCCGATTAAGTAGGGTTCCGTCTAGATCAAATGCCACTAATTCCATAACTACCTCATGCTTATTGTATTTGGCACTATCGCATTTTCTAAGCGGGAAGTTCAACAATTAAGACGTGTTTATTAAAAGGACTTTTCGTAATGGGCTTGGGTCACAAGCTTATTGTTATAAGCCTTCGTGACCCTTTCAATTAGTTTTTATTGACTAAAGCCGTTGCAGTGAAGGCAATACCATTCCAGCCATTTTCAATGAACTGTCGAATGTTTTGATGATCGCTCGCGGATGGATTTTCTAATACATCAACACGATAAAAGTCACCAAATAAATGCAACGTTTGTGTTTCGGTTAATTCATGTATGGATGCAAAAGAGAAAAGCTTACAAGAACCATTATTTTCATTAATGGCATTGTGTTGTTTACCATTAGTAAAAGCCGCCGCGGTGAAATTGTATTCACGCTCGATAACATCAATGACTTCTTTAAATTGGACTTGTTCTGGTGTGTGTTTGATCTTCTCAATCAGCGTTTGCGTGCTTAGCATTGGAACTCCGTACTGTAGATTGTGGGTAAAATTAGTCTTCTAATGGTGGTTTAGCGTAACGTACTGTGACCTTGAAAATAATAAAGGAAAGGATACCGCAGGTCGCAATAGTGCCTAGCATCGGGACGAATGTACCGTTGTGGAGGATACTGACGACAGCGCCTCCTACCGCGCCCATGGCAAATCGAGATGTTCCCGCTAGTGCTGTAACACTGCCATTGTGGTTGCCTGCGCTATTCAGTGCGCCAGCCATGAACCCACTGGCAAGTATTCCCATTGGGCCAATAAATAACATGCTCGTAATAACGATAAGCGACAACGGTGGATGGTCGAAAAAGGTCAGTAGAATCATCAACGCCGAGGCGATCAAGGGCGCGTAAATGGCATACTTTGATAGTACTTCAGTTCCTAGTTTTTCTACATACCGTCCATTTATAGTAGCGGCCAGCATCATCATGATGACATTTAGGCCGACTAAAAAGCCAAAATTAGCAGGGTCAACCCCGTAAATTTCGATATAAACAAAAGAGGAACCGGTAATGAAACTCATCATTCCTGCGAAATAAAACGCAGAAGCAACGACATAACCCATGACGGAGGGGGTTTTCAACAGTTTGCCGTAATTTCGTGAAGCATTTAAAAAAGAAAAAGGAGTGCGCTTCTCTGGAGGTAATGTTTCAGGAATAGTCCGCAAGAATAGCACCATGGCGATCATCGCTAATATTCCCAAGAAAACGAAAATATAATGCCAGCTCCAAATAGTTAAGATGGCTCCGCCTAGAATAGGCGCGGCCAATGGTGCCAGCGCCATGACGAGCATGATCATCGACATTGTTTTGGCAAACTGATTAATCGACATACCGTCTTTGACTAGGGCGGGGACACTCACCGCCACGGCAGCACCGCCGAAAGCTTGAATAGCTCGGCCAACCATTAGCATTTCATAGCTCTGTGCAATAGCACAAAGGAAGCTACCAATAGCAAAAACGCCAAGTCCTCCGACAACGACTTTACGGCGTCCGATAGCATCAGATATTGGCCCAAATAGAATCTGTAAAAAAGCAAACACCAGTAAATACATACTCAGTGTCATTTGTATCAGGCTAATATCCGTATCTAGGCTTTTTGCTATGGTTGGAATACTTGGCAGATACGCATCAATTGCCAGCGGCGTCAGACCAGACAAAAGACCGAGAACTAAAACAATGGAAAAAGTCAGTTTCATACAATGGCTTAATTGAAAGATTAATCGGATTGTTTGCAATAAATTAAGAAGCATATTGATATGCCGGGTAATTATAATCGGTTTGCTTATTATTCGCGGCTTTAATTGTGCAAACACTAAGTAAAGCTTATGGCTATGTATTTTGAAGGGTGGATCTTTTCTGGTGTTCAATTAGGTAACGTGGTTCAATTTTGCTTCTTTTGGTTAATCATAATGGATCTTTTTTTTCAGATCACTCACTCTATTTTTTCGTTGTGTTTTATTTTCTGAGCAGTGTCAATTTTAGGGTTTAATAAGGAATACTATGTTACGTTTTTTTGAAAAATGGGTATCGGCTTATCCGGATATTAAAGCGATACAATCTCCAAAAACACTGCTCTCATTTTGCCGCTATTATTCAAAAGGCGTAGAGCTGCCACTTTTACTGATGTCGATTCTTACGGCGACTATCGCTATTCTTGAAGTAACCTTGTTTAGTTTTATGGGACAGCTGGTGGATTGGCTGATTAACAAAGACCCAAAAACCTTTTTTGCTGAGGAAGGCGCGCATTTATTGTGGATGTCTTTGATGATTCTGGTGGCTATGCCATTAGTGACGTTTGTGCATTCCGCCATTATTCATCAGACTTTATTAGGCAATTACCCGATGCGAATTAGATGGTTATCGCATCATTATATTTTGCGTCAGAGCATGTCTTTTTTTCAGGATGAATTTGCCGGACGTATTTCCACCAAAGTGATGCAAACCTCCTTGGCGGTACGTGAAACCGTGATGAAGCTGCTCGATGTTTTGGTCTATATCGGCGTGTACTTTATTTCCATGATTGTGTTGATTGCTAATGCGGACTATCGACTGATGATTCCAATGTTAGTTTGGCTGGTGTGTTACATATTACTGCAACTCTATTTTGTCCCAAAATTGAAAAAAATATCGGCAGAGCAAGCCGATGCACGTTCTACTATGACAGGCCGTGTTGTTGACAGTTACAGTAACATTTCGACGGTAAAGCTTTTCTCTCACCACGAGCGTGAAGCGGAATACGCGAAAGATGGCATGGACGGTTTTTTACAAACGGTTTATAGGCAAATGCGCTTAGTTACTATGCTGAGTGTGGGGGTGCAAACCTGTAACTACGTGTTGACGTTTACAATTGCGGCGTTGTCTAT
The Marinomonas maritima DNA segment above includes these coding regions:
- a CDS encoding HAD family hydrolase, producing MELVAFDLDGTLLNRHQRLSDYTLETLDRLKSAGVFYTVATGRTHFAAMACIKEHQFPNWQIFKNGVEWWDPQQNQYRHRNLLSQSHIFDLLSSFEENDITPFIFCLEEDGSHRVYHSPLQGHLSDHIANELGNHKNMSLHPLSELTHNARITNISAMGQPEFIDKIIKDSQEHSHLTAYSGGGIYHPDAYWLDIHHSNVCKGSALMELKAEIGAERLIVFGDGDNDLSMFSASDEAFATDNALIHVKEAATNVIGHHDEDGVARYLRKRYNL
- a CDS encoding HopJ type III effector protein is translated as MLSTQTLIEKIKHTPEQVQFKEVIDVIEREYNFTAAAFTNGKQHNAINENNGSCKLFSFASIHELTETQTLHLFGDFYRVDVLENPSASDHQNIRQFIENGWNGIAFTATALVNKN
- a CDS encoding Bcr/CflA family multidrug efflux MFS transporter; this translates as MKLTFSIVLVLGLLSGLTPLAIDAYLPSIPTIAKSLDTDISLIQMTLSMYLLVFAFLQILFGPISDAIGRRKVVVGGLGVFAIGSFLCAIAQSYEMLMVGRAIQAFGGAAVAVSVPALVKDGMSINQFAKTMSMIMLVMALAPLAAPILGGAILTIWSWHYIFVFLGILAMIAMVLFLRTIPETLPPEKRTPFSFLNASRNYGKLLKTPSVMGYVVASAFYFAGMMSFITGSSFVYIEIYGVDPANFGFLVGLNVIMMMLAATINGRYVEKLGTEVLSKYAIYAPLIASALMILLTFFDHPPLSLIVITSMLFIGPMGILASGFMAGALNSAGNHNGSVTALAGTSRFAMGAVGGAVVSILHNGTFVPMLGTIATCGILSFIIFKVTVRYAKPPLED